The following is a genomic window from Mycolicibacterium sp. TY81.
CGGCATCGGCGGCAGCAATCGCCGCCACCCCGCTGCCGGTACACAGGTCCGCGACGCGCATGCCCGCCGGGTGGCAGCAGCGGCGCATGACTTCGATCAGTAATCGCGAATCATGTTGCGGCAGATAGACGTTTGCGCACTCAGGCGAGATTTCGGAGCTCAGCATCGGGCTTCCTCTCTGGATCCAACCTCTCCGATATAACCGCGAAGTGGCATCGGCAAACGCGTCGAATCGGTAACGCCGCACGAGGTGGACGGTTTTGATGCCGCCGGGAACGGGTAACAAGCCTCAATGCCGGGTCACGGTGACAGCCAACGGGCGGTGATCCGAGAGTTCCACCTGCGGGGTGGTGTGTCGGAGCGCCGTCAGCTGCCGGTCGTCGGTCAGCACGTGGTCGAGCTGCCGGGTCGGTGCATCGGCCGGGAACGTGTCGGCACACGCCAGCGAACGCATACCCGACCAGCGCGCTGCCGGGTCCGGTGCCATGTTCAAGTCGCCGGCGATGATGTGCGGCCCCGGCAGGGCGCGAACCGTACGGGCCAGCTGCCGCAGTTGATGGCGATTCCAGCCGGGCACGAACGACAAATGCGTGCTGGCGATCGTCATGGCGCCCAACGGCGTATCGAGCCGTGCCAGCACTGCGGCGCGCGGCTCCTCGTGCACGATCATCACTCTTCCGGGTACCGACAGATACATCGGAAAGCGTGTCGGTATGCGGGGCAGCCGCAGTACCTGCCAGCTGCTCGCCGGATAACGCGAGAGCAGGGAGATGCCGTACGCCGCCGACGCCGGCTGTTCCTCGCCGGTGGCCGCGATCCAGGTGGCGCCGGGCGTTCCGGTGATGGCGGCGACGAAACGGTGCGACACCGCGTTCATGACCTCGGCGGCGATGGCCGTCAGATCGGCTCGGCCGGAACGAGATTGATCGAAATCCACTTCCTGCAGCGCCAGGATGTCCGGGTCGAGGGTGCTGATACTGCGGCGCAGTCTATCGAGATGGACGCCGTCGCCGACGGTGCGGCCGTGCAGGATGTTGAAGGTCGCGAGACGCATCGAAGTCATGAGGACTCGATACCCCCGAACGCCGAATTTGATTGCTCGGTCCGTCATG
Proteins encoded in this region:
- a CDS encoding endonuclease/exonuclease/phosphatase family protein, whose product is MRLATFNILHGRTVGDGVHLDRLRRSISTLDPDILALQEVDFDQSRSGRADLTAIAAEVMNAVSHRFVAAITGTPGATWIAATGEEQPASAAYGISLLSRYPASSWQVLRLPRIPTRFPMYLSVPGRVMIVHEEPRAAVLARLDTPLGAMTIASTHLSFVPGWNRHQLRQLARTVRALPGPHIIAGDLNMAPDPAARWSGMRSLACADTFPADAPTRQLDHVLTDDRQLTALRHTTPQVELSDHRPLAVTVTRH